A single window of Plasmodium malariae genome assembly, chromosome: 8 DNA harbors:
- the MFR3 gene encoding major facilitator superfamily-related transporter, putative: MRKLRSKITIFLFMYSIATTAIVYQNYIFIANIFKKYRAFEWLCKNEKEQRDNDFFLCKEQENYIQFLLVTGLIIQFISGSIGSILIKIFSKKKYISQVAFIFLFIGWTLLSVALHYSKSYMDIYALSAAKSSYHSDVTNNRHSGARSSAHIIVTDMQKMFQLISLLFNISFICFGIGSDNSYLPIIYYINEIYPVKDNIMEKSNKTEKSKLNTFKTIMRNKNYILISTMSSLAVLSLFVGNVIIITLDFLEFKKNVIVIILVYILICIFPSFFIANMLEYKKNYVQQTKKEIDEQEYSGKYIHEQENSYKHICNSDPAKDIAKSIGKEDISSNAVIYIVNYENQDNSGKNKNEKLDKCTPEKNVHFEEIKTDGGRSTCTYINEKKEEKKVEKKEEKKMKGFFKNISCRTLKKQLVSPFYIFIVVEFFIITFSICFFMFSLFDIYENNVFGNTLNIYSLILPSSFIITLIFGIVANVISIYNFISFNLILGILVFALIFIYYKTASVIIGYVSLIIYFFHQSFFANHMYMYMSTVFKEENFSVLIGIINTFASFAFFLSFKIYEHIKYQKHNSTYKEIITQVIFSSYLIVFLFHIFYIKRNAQSSSGIPNFSVTP; this comes from the coding sequence ATGCGGAAATTAAGAAGCAAAATTacgatatttttatttatgtacagCATTGCAACAACTGCAATAGTGTATCagaattacatatttatagctaatatatttaaaaaatatagagcATTCGAATGgttatgtaaaaatgaaaaagaacaaagggacaatgatttttttttatgtaaagagcaagaaaattatatacaatttttactAGTTACAGGGTTAATTATTCAATTTATATCAGGCTCAATTGGtagtatattaattaaaattttttcgaaaaaaaaatatatttcacaagtagcttttatttttttatttatcggATGGACCTTATTAAGTGTAGCCTTGCATTATTCAAAAAGTTACATGGACATTTATGCGCTCAGCGCCGCAAAGAGTAGTTATCATAGCGACGTAACGAATAATCGTCATAGCGGTGCGCGCAGTAGTGCACACATCATAGTGACGGACATGCAGAAGATGTTTCAACTGATCTCTCTACTCTTTAACATTTCGTTTATTTGTTTCGGAATTGGTTCCGACAATTCGTACTTACCCATTATTTACTacattaatgaaatatatccAGTTAAAGATAACATTATGGAAAAGTCGAATAAGACAGAAAAGAGCAAATTAAACACATTCAAAACGATtatgagaaataaaaattatatactaaTTAGTACTATGTCCTCCTTAGCTGTTTTGAGTTTATTTGTTGGTAATGTGATAATCATTACATTGGACTTtttagaatttaaaaaaaatgttattgtCATTATTCTGGTGTATATATTGATATGTATATTCCCCTCCTTTTTCATAGCTAATATGTTagagtataaaaaaaattatgtacaaCAAACAAAGAAAGAAATAGATGAGCAGGAATATTCAGGTAAATACATTCATGAACAGGAGAATAGttataagcatatatgtaataGTGATCCTGCGAAAGATATTGCAAAAAGTATAGGAAAAGAAGATATTAGTAGCAATGCCGTTATTTATATAGTGAATTATGAAAATCAAGACAATAgtgggaaaaataaaaatgaaaaattggaTAAGTGTACACCTGAAAAAAATGTCCATTTTGAGGAGATTAAAACAGATGGTGGTAGAagcacatgtacatatatcaatgaaaaaaaagaggaaaaaaaagtggaaaaaaaagaggaaaaaaaaatgaaaggtttttttaaaaatattagctGTAGAACTCTGAAGAAACAACTTGTTTCcccattttatatatttattgtagtagaattttttataattacatttagcatttgtttttttatgttttcgttatttgatatatacgaaaataatgtatttggaaatacattaaatatatattctcttATTTTACCCTCCAGTTTTATTATCACGTTAATATTTGGAATAGTAGCAAATGTTATcagtatttataattttatcagTTTTAATTTGATACTAGGAATTTTAGTATTCGCgctaatatttatttattataaaacagCTAGTGTTATCATTGGATACGTatctttaattatttatttttttcatcaaagtttttttgcaaatcacatgtacatgtacatgtcaACTGTATTTAAAGAGGAAAATTTCTCAGTTTTAATTGGAATTATTAATACGTTTGCATcctttgctttttttttgtcttttaaaatatatgaacatatcaAATATCAGAAGCATAATAGTAcctataaagaaataataacacaagtcattttttcttcataccTTATAGTTTTCTTGTTTCATATATTCtacataaaaagaaatgcACAGAGCTCCTCCGGCATACCCAATTTTTCGGTTACCCCTTGA